The following proteins are co-located in the Phycisphaerales bacterium genome:
- a CDS encoding matrixin family metalloprotease → MTTSYTRGFAPFILLALAGIATPALAGPLEHAPVDFNAFDVSFQDGRTHSQIRGPMVVNKVLGILESGDPDDRGPIAACFADGTSPEVMAAVNAAMADGYQSRYQIGTRWSVGNPGDRLQITWSFAPDGLSIPANGQIPSEATSPNILFQRMDQLFSGLGGRTTWVTQFENSFARWEALTGLTYTRVRMGANDWDDGAAWGTGSGTNRGMVRIAMHPIDNNSNVLAYNSFPDNGDMVMDSAENWNSPGGTYLFLRNVIMHEHGHGLGLAHVCPMNSTKLMEPLLATNFDGPQLDEIRAGHESYGDALEPNNNAAGATDLGALVPGQNLILGNVPAPTVTNAATLSLDAFGEVDWFKFTVEDPRLVDITLTPHGTTYLDGQQNANGSCSAGANENALAATDLLLTVFKSNGTTVLRTNNESAAGLVESISGLMVANGTTYVRVSQAGPLATVQLYKLNISVRSTNLTPSATDGTFSDKVRVTWSSIPDATAYQVYRNTSNATFGGTNVSPSLPAGTTSFEDTTANPGTTYYYFLKVIQPDDPNFRFTSTDGDTGRRNALPTANAGPDQTVVDTDNSGSEAVTLNASASSDSDGSLTIYRWQEGFTTLAQTSSPTSNVNLTQGSHTITLTVFDNNSGISTDTVVVDVVPPGGGCPGDECGPQDFNGDGDSGTDQDIEAFFSCLGGNCCESCFCQGADFNGDGDTGTDQDIEAFFRVLGGGTC, encoded by the coding sequence ATGACCACGAGCTACACGCGCGGTTTCGCGCCCTTCATTCTGTTGGCACTCGCCGGCATCGCCACTCCCGCCCTCGCCGGCCCTCTTGAGCACGCCCCCGTCGACTTCAACGCCTTCGACGTCTCCTTCCAGGACGGCCGCACCCATTCCCAGATCCGCGGCCCCATGGTCGTCAACAAGGTCCTTGGCATTCTCGAGAGCGGCGATCCCGACGACCGCGGCCCCATCGCCGCGTGCTTCGCCGACGGCACCAGCCCCGAGGTCATGGCCGCGGTGAACGCCGCCATGGCTGACGGCTATCAGAGCCGCTACCAGATCGGTACACGCTGGTCCGTCGGCAACCCCGGCGACCGCCTCCAGATCACCTGGAGCTTCGCGCCCGACGGCCTGAGCATCCCGGCCAACGGCCAGATCCCCAGCGAGGCGACTTCGCCCAACATCCTCTTCCAGCGCATGGACCAGCTCTTCTCCGGCCTGGGCGGACGCACCACCTGGGTCACGCAGTTCGAGAACTCCTTCGCCCGCTGGGAGGCCCTCACCGGCCTCACCTACACCCGCGTGCGTATGGGCGCCAACGACTGGGACGACGGCGCCGCATGGGGCACCGGCAGCGGTACCAACCGGGGCATGGTCCGCATCGCCATGCACCCCATCGACAACAACAGCAACGTCCTGGCGTACAACTCCTTCCCCGACAACGGCGACATGGTCATGGACTCCGCCGAGAACTGGAACTCCCCGGGCGGCACCTACCTCTTCCTCCGCAACGTCATCATGCACGAGCACGGGCACGGCCTGGGCCTCGCCCACGTTTGCCCCATGAACTCCACCAAGCTCATGGAGCCCCTGCTCGCCACCAACTTTGACGGCCCCCAGCTCGACGAAATCCGCGCCGGCCACGAGAGCTACGGCGACGCCCTTGAGCCCAACAACAACGCCGCCGGCGCCACCGACCTCGGCGCCCTCGTCCCCGGCCAGAACCTCATCCTCGGCAACGTCCCCGCCCCAACCGTCACCAATGCCGCCACCCTCAGCCTCGACGCCTTCGGCGAGGTCGACTGGTTCAAGTTCACCGTCGAGGACCCGCGCCTCGTCGACATCACCCTGACCCCCCACGGCACCACCTACCTCGACGGCCAGCAGAACGCCAACGGGTCCTGCTCCGCCGGCGCCAACGAGAACGCCCTCGCCGCCACCGACCTGCTGCTCACCGTCTTCAAGTCCAACGGCACCACCGTGCTCCGCACCAACAACGAGTCCGCCGCCGGCCTCGTTGAGTCCATCTCCGGGCTGATGGTGGCCAACGGCACCACCTACGTGCGCGTCTCCCAGGCGGGGCCCCTCGCCACCGTGCAGCTCTACAAGCTCAACATCTCGGTCCGCTCCACCAACCTCACGCCCAGCGCCACCGACGGCACCTTCAGCGACAAGGTCCGCGTGACGTGGAGCTCCATCCCCGACGCCACCGCCTACCAGGTCTACCGCAACACCAGCAACGCCACCTTCGGCGGCACCAACGTCAGCCCCTCGCTCCCCGCGGGCACCACCTCCTTCGAAGACACCACCGCCAACCCCGGCACCACGTACTACTACTTCCTCAAGGTCATCCAGCCCGACGACCCCAACTTCCGCTTCACCTCCACCGATGGCGACACCGGCCGCCGCAACGCCCTGCCCACCGCCAACGCCGGCCCCGACCAGACCGTCGTGGACACCGACAACAGCGGCTCCGAGGCCGTCACGCTCAACGCCTCCGCCAGCTCCGACAGCGACGGCTCCCTCACCATCTACCGCTGGCAGGAGGGCTTCACCACCCTCGCCCAGACCAGCAGCCCCACCAGCAACGTCAACCTCACCCAGGGCTCGCACACGATCACCCTCACCGTCTTCGATAACAACTCCGGCATCTCCACCGACACCGTCGTCGTCGACGTCGTCCCCCCGGGCGGCGGCTGCCCCGGCGACGAGTGCGGCCCGCAGGACTTCAACGGCGACGGCGACAGCGGCACCGACCAGGACATCGAGGCCTTCTTCTCCTGCCTGGGCGGCAACTGCTGCGAGAGCTGCTTCTGCCAGGGCGCCGACTTCAACGGCGACGGCGACACCGGAACCGATCAGGACATCGAGGCCTTCTTCCGCGTCCTGGGCGGCGGCACCTGCTGA
- a CDS encoding DUF4340 domain-containing protein, whose amino-acid sequence MNNKTVGGLVVAALLLAAGAAVVVSRSGDRAGSSSAAAAANGELLLPKAREQLGKIAKVRLKRGAVETVLESKEQDGKPQWVVASKHAYPAESERVRKLIGEVLDARIVETKTAKPELYDRIGVGEVDKPGAAGALIELSNAQGQPLGSVIIGNASSAPSGEDPALARPRYFVRRSGEPQSYLAAGNLVITPEPMSWVTRSAFDLDLQRVRSATITHKAAHATPETPPADQIVSVSKALPADPAFKLDNLPEGRALKDEYAPMRVAQALTGVTIDDVAPASTIDMSSPELTAQARTFDGLIITASAVTKDGKRWWSIKAAHEDPAQPPADDAAKAAIEAAKTKAAQINQRHAAWVYILPDYKVTNLTTKLEDVLKPIEPPPAPTPETAPLPPAPTSPTPPAPAPTTPPQPTPTETPAPAPAPQQQPE is encoded by the coding sequence ATGAACAACAAGACTGTCGGCGGATTGGTTGTGGCTGCTCTTCTCCTCGCAGCGGGCGCGGCCGTGGTTGTCTCCCGCTCAGGCGACCGCGCCGGCTCCTCAAGCGCGGCCGCCGCCGCCAACGGCGAGCTCCTCCTCCCCAAGGCCCGCGAGCAGCTCGGCAAAATCGCCAAGGTCCGCCTCAAGCGCGGCGCCGTCGAGACCGTCCTCGAGTCCAAGGAACAGGACGGCAAGCCCCAGTGGGTCGTCGCCAGCAAGCACGCCTACCCCGCCGAAAGCGAGCGCGTCCGCAAGCTCATCGGGGAGGTGCTCGACGCCCGCATCGTCGAGACCAAGACCGCCAAGCCCGAGCTCTACGACCGCATCGGAGTCGGCGAGGTAGACAAGCCCGGCGCCGCGGGCGCCCTCATCGAGCTCAGCAACGCGCAGGGTCAGCCCCTCGGCAGCGTCATCATCGGCAACGCTTCCAGCGCCCCCAGCGGCGAGGACCCTGCCCTTGCCCGCCCGCGCTACTTCGTCCGCCGCAGCGGCGAGCCCCAGAGCTACCTCGCCGCCGGCAACCTCGTCATCACCCCCGAGCCCATGTCGTGGGTCACGCGCTCCGCCTTCGACCTCGACCTCCAACGCGTCCGCAGCGCAACCATCACCCACAAGGCCGCACACGCAACGCCAGAGACACCGCCCGCCGACCAGATCGTCTCCGTCTCCAAGGCCCTCCCCGCCGACCCCGCCTTCAAGCTCGACAACCTGCCCGAGGGCCGCGCCCTTAAGGACGAGTACGCGCCCATGCGCGTGGCCCAGGCCCTCACCGGCGTCACCATCGACGACGTCGCCCCAGCCTCGACCATCGACATGAGCAGCCCCGAGCTCACCGCCCAGGCCCGCACCTTCGACGGCCTCATCATCACCGCCTCCGCCGTCACAAAGGACGGCAAGCGCTGGTGGTCCATCAAGGCGGCGCACGAAGACCCCGCCCAGCCGCCCGCGGACGACGCCGCGAAGGCCGCCATCGAAGCCGCGAAGACCAAGGCCGCGCAGATCAACCAGCGCCACGCCGCTTGGGTCTACATCCTGCCCGACTACAAGGTCACCAACCTCACCACCAAGCTCGAGGACGTCCTCAAGCCCATCGAGCCGCCGCCCGCGCCCACCCCCGAAACGGCGCCGCTCCCACCCGCCCCGACGTCGCCAACCCCGCCCGCTCCCGCGCCCACCACACCGCCGCAGCCCACACCCACGGAAACCCCCGCGCCCGCCCCTGCGCCTCAACAGCAGCCCGAGTGA
- a CDS encoding Gldg family protein, with the protein MRRAGLIGGIIALIVLFFAVNMLATAGLRNTRLDLTQGKVFTLTQGSRNIAAGIEEPVTLTFYYSSKLAQGTPQVQTYARRVRELLEEYVRISGGNIKLSVVDPEPNSEAEDEAIAAGVTGVPVGPGKSLYLGLVGTNTTDGREVIPFLSPDPSKERFLEYDVSRMLYALNNPKKKVVGLITPLQMSGGFTFDQRTRQPVRTPSWQIAEQIRGTFELRQLSGTQKEIPADINVLMVAHPKNLDDQTLFAIDQYVLKGGRLVAFVDPFCESDESAGQDPTARFSEFTKLLDTWGVEVVRGQIAADKSLAKIVMYGNQQRPERVTYVPWIGLTREQLTKDDPVTGQLNTVNFASSGFIRAKADAAPAEGQAPASKPKATIAPLASTTAGAWEMPVMELAMPTGPDPKAMLEHYQAGTQPLVVAARLSGEVETAFPNGLPAAGETPAVPAGVQKGPLNVILVADADLLSDNQWIRVQNFFGQNLGTKLADNADFVINALENMSGSSDLIGVRAKPSEQRPFDLVQKMQREAEEKYAAEQKALNLKLQDTVRKLEELQAKRGSDDNNLVLTPEQQKVLDDLRVEHASTRKQLRRVEHGLSQDIETLGMKLRLINIALIPALVTVGALGLAGFRAARRRRKA; encoded by the coding sequence ATGCGACGCGCTGGATTGATCGGCGGCATCATCGCCCTCATCGTGCTCTTCTTCGCGGTGAACATGCTGGCCACAGCCGGCCTCCGCAACACCCGCCTGGACCTCACCCAGGGCAAGGTGTTCACCCTCACCCAGGGCTCGCGCAACATCGCCGCGGGCATCGAAGAGCCCGTCACCCTCACGTTCTACTACAGCAGCAAGCTCGCCCAGGGCACCCCGCAGGTGCAGACCTACGCCCGGCGCGTCCGCGAACTGCTCGAGGAGTACGTCCGCATCAGCGGCGGCAACATCAAGCTCAGCGTCGTCGACCCCGAGCCCAACAGCGAGGCCGAGGACGAAGCCATCGCCGCGGGCGTCACCGGCGTCCCCGTCGGCCCCGGCAAGAGCCTGTACCTGGGCCTCGTAGGCACCAACACCACCGATGGCCGCGAGGTGATCCCCTTCCTCAGCCCCGACCCCAGCAAAGAGCGCTTCCTCGAGTACGACGTCTCGCGGATGCTCTACGCCCTCAACAACCCCAAGAAGAAAGTCGTCGGCCTCATCACCCCCCTCCAGATGTCCGGCGGCTTCACTTTCGACCAGCGCACCCGCCAACCCGTCCGCACCCCCAGCTGGCAAATCGCCGAGCAGATCCGCGGCACCTTCGAGCTCCGCCAGCTCTCCGGCACCCAGAAGGAAATCCCCGCCGACATCAACGTGCTCATGGTCGCCCACCCCAAGAACCTCGACGACCAGACCCTCTTCGCCATCGACCAGTACGTCCTCAAGGGCGGCCGCCTCGTCGCCTTCGTCGACCCCTTCTGCGAGAGCGACGAGAGCGCCGGCCAGGACCCCACCGCCCGCTTCAGCGAGTTCACCAAACTGCTCGACACCTGGGGCGTCGAGGTCGTCCGCGGCCAGATCGCCGCCGACAAGTCCCTCGCCAAAATCGTCATGTACGGCAACCAGCAGCGCCCCGAGCGCGTCACCTACGTCCCTTGGATCGGCCTCACCCGCGAGCAGCTCACCAAGGACGACCCCGTCACCGGCCAGCTGAACACCGTCAACTTCGCCAGCAGCGGCTTTATCCGCGCCAAGGCCGACGCCGCGCCCGCCGAAGGCCAGGCGCCCGCGAGCAAGCCCAAGGCCACCATCGCCCCCCTCGCCTCCACCACCGCCGGCGCCTGGGAAATGCCGGTGATGGAGCTCGCCATGCCCACCGGCCCCGACCCCAAGGCCATGCTCGAACACTACCAGGCCGGCACGCAGCCCCTCGTCGTCGCCGCCCGCCTCAGCGGCGAGGTCGAGACCGCCTTCCCGAATGGGCTGCCCGCCGCGGGCGAGACCCCCGCCGTCCCCGCCGGCGTGCAGAAGGGCCCGCTCAACGTCATCCTTGTCGCCGATGCCGACCTGCTCAGCGACAACCAGTGGATCCGCGTGCAGAACTTCTTCGGCCAGAACCTCGGCACCAAGCTCGCCGACAACGCCGACTTCGTCATCAACGCCCTCGAGAACATGAGCGGCAGCAGCGACCTCATCGGCGTCCGCGCCAAGCCCAGCGAGCAGCGCCCCTTCGACCTCGTCCAGAAAATGCAGCGCGAGGCCGAGGAGAAGTACGCCGCCGAGCAGAAGGCCCTCAACCTCAAGCTCCAGGACACCGTCCGCAAGCTCGAGGAGCTCCAGGCCAAGCGCGGCAGCGACGACAACAACCTCGTCCTCACCCCCGAGCAGCAAAAAGTCCTCGACGACCTCCGCGTCGAGCACGCCAGTACCCGCAAGCAGCTCCGGCGCGTCGAGCACGGCCTCAGCCAGGACATCGAAACCCTCGGCATGAAGCTCCGTCTCATCAACATCGCCCTCATCCCCGCCCTCGTGACCGTGGGCGCACTGGGCCTCGCCGGGTTCAGGGCCGCCCGCAGGCGCCGCAAGGCATGA
- a CDS encoding ABC transporter permease → MRGATAVFKRELSGYFVTPVAYVFIVVFLVLAGVFAWDRGMGGFWDHGQADLRSFFGFMPWLFLFLIPAVSMRMWAEERRAGTIELLLTLPISLTGAVVGKFLAAWVFAAIALLLTFPMWVTVNYLGEPDNGAIATAYLGSVLMAGGFLAVGSLLSAATKSQVVAFILTVVACFALLLAGFTPVIEFLRGWAPAAIVDAVASFSFLTRFDGLSKGVVDIRDLVFFGSLMAVCLAGTSLVLEAKKAE, encoded by the coding sequence ATGAGAGGCGCAACCGCCGTCTTCAAACGCGAACTGTCGGGGTACTTCGTCACCCCCGTCGCGTACGTGTTCATCGTCGTCTTCCTTGTCCTCGCCGGCGTCTTCGCCTGGGACCGCGGCATGGGCGGCTTCTGGGACCACGGCCAGGCCGACCTCCGCAGCTTCTTCGGCTTCATGCCCTGGCTCTTCCTCTTCCTGATCCCCGCCGTCTCGATGCGCATGTGGGCCGAGGAACGCCGCGCCGGGACCATCGAGCTCCTGCTCACGCTCCCCATCTCCCTCACGGGCGCGGTCGTGGGCAAGTTCCTCGCCGCGTGGGTGTTCGCCGCGATCGCCCTGCTGCTCACCTTCCCGATGTGGGTCACCGTCAACTACCTCGGCGAGCCCGACAACGGCGCCATCGCCACCGCCTACCTCGGCAGCGTCCTCATGGCCGGCGGCTTCCTCGCGGTCGGCTCGCTCCTCAGCGCCGCCACCAAGAGCCAGGTCGTCGCGTTCATCCTCACGGTGGTCGCCTGCTTCGCCCTGCTGCTCGCCGGCTTCACCCCCGTCATCGAGTTCCTCCGCGGCTGGGCGCCCGCAGCGATCGTCGACGCGGTCGCCAGCTTCAGCTTCCTCACGCGGTTCGACGGCCTCTCCAAGGGCGTTGTCGACATCCGCGACCTGGTGTTCTTCGGTTCACTCATGGCCGTGTGCCTCGCCGGCACCAGCCTCGTCCTCGAGGCCAAGAAGGCGGAGTAA
- a CDS encoding ABC transporter ATP-binding protein: MANLIELRGLTRRFPGGILAVDNISFTVGPGEVLGFLGPNGAGKSTTMKMVTGFLAPTSGTAIVAGHDVAREPLKAKEQIGYLPEGAPGYPDMTAQAFLEFCAAARGLRAQARRDAVAKAVKRANLEGVLRQPIETLSKGFKRRVGLAQAILHDPRVLILDEPTDGLDPNQKHEVRNLIREMAGAGGKAIVLSTHILEEVEAVCTRAIIIAGGKVVADSTPAELCKRHPSGRLEDVFREMTGRRNERKLQEVGA; the protein is encoded by the coding sequence ATGGCCAACCTCATTGAGCTCCGCGGACTGACCAGACGCTTCCCCGGCGGCATCCTCGCCGTGGACAACATCAGCTTCACCGTCGGCCCGGGCGAAGTGCTCGGGTTTCTCGGACCTAACGGCGCCGGCAAGAGCACGACCATGAAGATGGTCACCGGCTTCCTCGCCCCCACCTCCGGGACAGCGATCGTCGCCGGGCACGACGTCGCCAGGGAGCCCCTCAAGGCCAAGGAGCAGATCGGCTACCTCCCCGAAGGCGCCCCCGGCTACCCCGATATGACCGCCCAGGCCTTCCTGGAGTTCTGCGCCGCCGCCCGCGGCCTCCGCGCCCAGGCCAGACGCGACGCCGTCGCCAAGGCCGTGAAGCGCGCCAACCTCGAGGGCGTCCTCCGCCAGCCCATCGAGACGCTCTCCAAGGGTTTCAAGCGCCGCGTCGGCCTCGCCCAGGCGATCCTGCATGATCCGCGCGTGCTGATCCTCGACGAGCCCACCGACGGCCTGGACCCCAACCAGAAGCACGAGGTCCGCAACCTCATCCGCGAGATGGCGGGAGCGGGCGGCAAGGCCATCGTGCTCTCGACGCACATTCTCGAAGAGGTGGAGGCCGTGTGCACGCGGGCGATCATCATCGCCGGAGGCAAGGTCGTCGCCGACTCGACGCCCGCCGAGCTCTGCAAGCGGCACCCGAGCGGCAGGCTCGAGGATGTCTTCCGCGAAATGACCGGCCGCCGCAACGAACGCAAGCTTCAGGAGGTGGGGGCATGA
- a CDS encoding STAS domain-containing protein, which translates to MESTGTSFTSPTATGSATGGSAVATLQNSEGTVFSFSRVGDAAVVTLACPAVREWQASVLHSYLADVVDRNRGRAVIVDVAGIQQFSCAWLNTLIRLTERAAQMGGSLMVVGFSRDTRRLMKSTGVFRRLNVMGSTAEALSAAGAAEVPGWKLAVARMLQIPLAAGGRAGRRAA; encoded by the coding sequence ATGGAGTCCACGGGTACGTCGTTTACCTCCCCCACTGCGACCGGCTCGGCAACGGGCGGGAGCGCGGTGGCCACGCTGCAGAACTCGGAGGGCACGGTGTTCAGCTTCTCCCGCGTGGGGGACGCGGCGGTGGTGACGCTGGCGTGCCCGGCGGTGCGGGAGTGGCAGGCGTCGGTGCTGCACTCCTACCTGGCGGACGTGGTGGACCGCAACCGCGGGCGGGCCGTGATCGTGGATGTCGCGGGCATCCAGCAGTTCTCGTGCGCGTGGCTGAACACCCTGATCAGGCTGACCGAACGGGCGGCCCAGATGGGCGGCTCACTCATGGTGGTGGGCTTCTCGCGCGACACGCGCCGGCTCATGAAGTCCACCGGCGTGTTCCGGCGGCTGAACGTGATGGGCTCGACGGCGGAGGCTCTGAGCGCGGCGGGGGCGGCGGAGGTGCCCGGGTGGAAGCTGGCGGTGGCGCGGATGCTGCAGATCCCGCTGGCGGCGGGGGGGAGGGCGGGGCGGCGGGCGGCGTGA
- a CDS encoding AAA family ATPase, with amino-acid sequence MRSLLLSAEDDPADTIRPRLETMGADLSKIDIIDAIIEDGDEDRVSDFIIGEHSRDLAQLLTAGEPVGLLVVDPVSAYVGGTDSYNNAQVRAMLKPLSDLAADHDVAVVLVTHMRKSEAAKALHAAMGSLAFTAAARVVLLVSRDKDDPELRLLLTVKSNLASDRTGYRYKVEGGKVEWVEVVEGQADELLKGEPRMGKAGDRAGEKQQAMDAFAQQLKAAMAAGPVPTAAVRDMALRAGVSWLVVQKPNFKSQYGFSSRKEGSTWMWFVK; translated from the coding sequence CTGCGGAGCCTTCTCCTGTCCGCCGAGGACGACCCCGCCGACACCATCCGCCCGCGCCTGGAGACCATGGGCGCCGACCTGTCCAAGATCGACATCATCGACGCCATCATCGAGGACGGCGACGAGGACCGCGTCAGCGACTTCATCATCGGCGAGCACTCGCGCGACTTGGCCCAGCTGCTGACGGCGGGCGAGCCGGTGGGGCTGCTGGTGGTCGATCCGGTGTCGGCCTACGTGGGCGGCACCGACAGCTACAACAACGCCCAGGTGCGGGCGATGCTCAAGCCGCTCAGCGACCTGGCCGCGGACCACGATGTGGCGGTGGTGCTCGTCACCCACATGCGCAAGAGCGAGGCGGCCAAGGCCCTGCACGCCGCCATGGGCTCGCTCGCGTTCACCGCCGCGGCCCGCGTGGTGCTGCTGGTCAGCCGCGACAAGGACGACCCCGAGCTGCGGCTGCTGCTCACGGTCAAGAGCAACCTCGCCAGCGACCGCACCGGCTACCGCTACAAGGTCGAGGGCGGCAAGGTCGAGTGGGTCGAGGTCGTCGAGGGTCAGGCCGACGAGCTGCTCAAGGGCGAGCCCCGGATGGGCAAGGCGGGTGACAGGGCGGGCGAGAAGCAGCAGGCCATGGACGCCTTCGCCCAGCAGCTGAAGGCAGCGATGGCCGCGGGGCCGGTGCCCACGGCCGCCGTGCGCGACATGGCGCTCAGGGCGGGCGTCTCCTGGCTCGTGGTGCAGAAGCCCAACTTCAAGTCGCAGTACGGGTTCTCCTCCCGCAAAGAGGGCAGCACGTGGATGTGGTTTGTGAAGTGA
- the ptsP gene encoding phosphoenolpyruvate--protein phosphotransferase → MPGQPAMQVYKGLPVSPGIVIGRILVIDDETHHVTRREVPTSAVGHELQRLDLAIAASIADIKRVHERAQKEMGEETAGIFRFHMGMLQDPSLVRQIRSMIEKDLVSAEYATDQTFASLADRFRHAGDSVFATKVNDIHDLAHRMLMHLAGEQKKRAGSPDENTVIVARDLTPSQTAGFDRSKILGFATDLGGMTSHTAIIAKALEIPAVVGCQNLLRHAYDGQTIIVDGDKGSVLLNPDDTTLADYRRYIEQRRLFRVALSEVTDLPAVTEDGVAVHVLGNIELPDEVTKVFKSGGEGIGLYRTEYLYLTTNAEPSENDHFKAYKRCVELARGRDLTIRTVDLGADKYTQSREEVPERNPFLGNRSIRYCLRSVPMFKRQIRAILRASALGPLKMMFPLITSIGELRQAKFIVNDVMEDLEEEGLKFDRDIEIGMMVEVPSAAIQAESFAREVDFFSIGTNDLVQYTLAVDRINERVAHLYRPTHPAVIKLIRDVSRAARRHETPVSCCGEAAGDLEYAMLLIGLGLRSLSVTSSVIPQLKRFIRSVTVQQCERVARQALTLDSDVQVSALLRDRARQIVPEAFDGRSAE, encoded by the coding sequence GTGCCCGGGCAGCCGGCGATGCAGGTGTACAAGGGGCTGCCGGTGTCGCCGGGGATCGTGATTGGGCGGATCCTGGTCATCGATGATGAGACGCACCACGTGACGCGGCGCGAGGTGCCGACTTCGGCCGTGGGGCATGAGCTGCAGCGGCTGGACCTGGCGATCGCGGCGTCGATCGCGGACATCAAGCGCGTGCACGAGCGGGCGCAGAAGGAGATGGGCGAGGAGACGGCGGGGATCTTCCGGTTCCACATGGGGATGCTGCAGGACCCGAGCCTGGTGCGGCAGATCCGGTCGATGATCGAGAAGGACCTGGTGAGCGCGGAGTACGCGACGGACCAGACGTTCGCGTCGCTGGCGGACCGATTCAGGCACGCGGGCGATTCGGTGTTCGCGACCAAGGTCAACGACATCCACGACCTCGCCCACCGGATGCTGATGCACCTGGCGGGGGAGCAGAAGAAGCGGGCGGGGAGCCCGGACGAGAACACGGTGATCGTGGCGCGGGACCTGACGCCCTCGCAGACGGCGGGGTTTGACCGCTCCAAGATCCTGGGCTTCGCCACCGACCTGGGCGGCATGACCAGCCACACGGCCATTATCGCCAAGGCGCTGGAGATCCCCGCGGTGGTGGGCTGCCAGAACCTGCTGCGGCACGCGTACGACGGCCAGACGATCATCGTGGATGGGGACAAGGGCAGCGTGCTGCTCAACCCCGACGACACGACGCTCGCGGACTACCGGCGGTATATCGAGCAGCGGCGGCTGTTCCGGGTGGCGCTGTCGGAGGTGACGGACCTCCCGGCGGTGACCGAGGACGGCGTGGCGGTGCACGTGCTGGGGAATATCGAGCTGCCCGACGAGGTCACCAAGGTTTTCAAGAGCGGCGGCGAGGGGATCGGGCTGTACCGCACCGAGTACCTGTACCTGACGACCAACGCGGAGCCCAGCGAGAACGACCACTTCAAGGCGTATAAGCGGTGCGTGGAGCTGGCGCGGGGGCGGGACCTGACCATCCGCACGGTGGACCTGGGGGCGGACAAGTACACGCAGAGCCGCGAGGAGGTTCCGGAGCGGAACCCGTTCCTGGGGAACCGGTCGATCCGCTACTGCCTGCGGAGCGTGCCGATGTTCAAGCGGCAGATCCGGGCGATCCTGCGGGCGTCGGCGCTGGGGCCGCTGAAGATGATGTTTCCGCTGATCACGTCGATCGGGGAGCTGCGGCAGGCGAAGTTCATCGTCAACGACGTGATGGAGGACCTGGAGGAGGAGGGGCTGAAGTTCGACCGCGACATCGAGATCGGGATGATGGTGGAGGTGCCCAGCGCGGCCATCCAGGCCGAGAGCTTCGCGCGGGAGGTGGACTTTTTCTCGATCGGCACCAACGACCTGGTGCAGTACACGCTGGCGGTGGACCGGATCAACGAGCGGGTGGCGCACCTGTACCGGCCGACGCACCCGGCGGTGATCAAGCTGATCCGGGATGTGTCGCGGGCGGCGCGGCGGCACGAGACGCCGGTGTCGTGCTGCGGCGAGGCGGCGGGGGACCTTGAGTATGCGATGTTGCTGATCGGGCTGGGGCTGCGGTCGCTGTCGGTCACGAGCTCGGTGATCCCGCAGCTGAAGCGGTTCATCCGGAGCGTGACCGTGCAGCAATGCGAGCGGGTGGCGCGCCAGGCGCTCACGCTGGACTCGGATGTGCAGGTGTCGGCGCTGCTGCGGGACCGGGCGCGGCAGATCGTGCCGGAGGCGTTTGATGGCCGCTCGGCGGAGTGA